One Drosophila ananassae strain 14024-0371.13 chromosome XR, ASM1763931v2, whole genome shotgun sequence genomic window, GAAAGTTGGCCAAAAGGATTTTAGTTTCTATCCCAGACTAGCCGAGAGGGTCGAAACGAATCTGTGAGTTTCCTATCGAAGGGATTttcaatttataaatatttaatttaattttaggaaGAGGgtttttttaatcaatatattatatttaagttgGAAAAgggtttaaaaattattttaaatgagaaGTAGTTTTGGTTTATAGTTTTTTGGCTATTTATGACTATAATCGATAACAATCGATAACAAATTCAATCGATAAATGTCTAAAATTTCGTAATTAATAagatttcttaaatttaaactatttgtaggcttcaaaataatttatttcataaatttttaaaaaattatactaTTAACGATAAAAATCGATAAGAAATGCAATCGATTGAGTCCTTAAAGttcttaaataattatatttcttaaatttaaatcatttctaggcttaaaaataatttatttcatattattttaaaacaattacTTAGAAAATTTGCCTACTTAAGACTGTTATCGATAAAAATCGATAACAAAGACAATGGATTAATgtcttaaatatataaattaaatgaattttttaaattctaatttatttttaaacaattacTTAACATTTTAAAGAGAAATTCTGTATAAAATCGATATACCCCGATATATTTGATAACTTTGATATCAGCCACGCCCCCTGTGCCCCCTGAGCCCCCTGTGCCACGCCACCTTTCAacctgccacacacacacacacacacacacacacacacatcacCGAATCCCGTTGTTCGCTGAAGCGAAGGCCAAAAGGGAAAACGAAAgtctgaaactgaaactgcaCCACCAACTTGCCACATGCCATGCCCACCCGGCCACACGGCCCTTGCCAGATCCTCCTCGAGCCAGAATCCAAAATCTCCCGATCTAGACCAGACCCACTGATCCACTGAGAGAAAAAGTTGCCAAACTTATACCTAAAAACAATCAATAAACTATGCAAttaattaagattttttttgaGTGTAAAAAAGCCATTCAACCAGCATCGCTTGATTGCCGCAACGACTTTGGAGCGCAAAAGTTCTTTGTGGTCAGGAATGCGATGGGTTAAGGCCCTTTTGGGCTGGTTTAAAAGGGGATAGGAGGGGGGGGAGTGGTTcttgttggccaaaaattctCGCTGGGAATCAGCTAACACCACCGGCGGCAAGGCGgcaagcagcagcaactgtgTTGACCGATTCAAGTGGCCGCCTCGGCAATTTCCCAGCActttagaaataaaatttttaacaacTCGTCGAGGCGGCCGCTAAGTGCGTCGACGTTTAAACTCCCCAAAGTGGCAGTAAAGGGGGGCCACACCAGTACAGGTGTGGTTGCActctcaaaaaaataaaaataaaaaaaacacaaacacctcataaattataatttaatagccataaaaataaaacaataaactaAACAgggaaattataattttttgataaatgGAAGAAGAGTGAGGAGTTGGAAACTTAATAGggatttttttgggaaatttaAGAGCCTAAAGGAACTATAGTTTAGAATTCTAATTTAATGTtctaaaatttgtttaatatgtagttttttttatatttttgttgttggtttaagagttaaaattaattttttaatgttttttacactttttgtatctttatggcactttttttgggtttaagataaaaaataaaatatatatatatatatctttctaaaataattttaataaaaaataggaATTTATGATAAAAATTAGAGTGAAAAAAAGGAGATAACTgatgagaaattaaaaattatttaaaacaaataaaaaaaaatatttcataatatttttttgaaggaAAAAACCctttaaaacaaatataaaaaaatatcctttagtataattttttctcccagtgtaGTGAGAAAAGGAGGCCATATTCCTTGACCTTCTGCCAGATCCAATTCCGCCTGCTGGAAACTTTTGCCGAGCAgctaaaatatgcaaaaaggAGCCCACCACACCGACCATCATCATCCTAATCATCATTGTAatcatgatgatgatgatgatgagagTCCTGATGATCCTGGGGAAGCGCGGGCTCTAACATCAATTACGCACACATTGCAACATGTGCCACGCCCATCAGCCCATCACCCGTAGTGGCTCTACTCCTTTGATGGACTTTCTGATGAATTAATAATGCAGGAGTGGGAAGTGGGAAGTGGGATGTGGGATTGGAAGGAAAGGGCAGGAAGGAAATCCTGCATTTTCCTGCACCTCGGACGTAATTATGTCACGCCAAACGAACAAGGGTTAATaggaggggggggggggggggggggggggggggggagccTGAAGTCCTGAAGTCCTGTCCAGCCTTATAAGGCATCGATTGTCCTTGTGATCCTTGGGCCTTCAGGAGCTTCAGTGGCCGTGCATTATTTATGCCAATTGACGTTGAATAATTAGCCATCCGCCACCCGCTTCTCCCGGAGCTTAAAATTGTCCGCGCAAAACCATTAAGCTCAGTTCCTTCCCCCCCTCCTATTCAGGGTTATTTTTTCACGACGCCTCTGCTTGGGAAATTTGTGATATATGGCTAGTCGATGGCGGCCATCAATATTTCCTGGGCTAATGACTCCTCTCTCGGCCTGCAGTGTCATTGCTTTGCGAAAATAGCGGggaaataataagaaaaaaatagagggtTGGAGAGGGGGGAGAGGGAAAATGCAATTGGGAGAGAGTctattaagaaaaaataactCAAAATGGGAGTTGGAAAGGGGAGAGAGTCGAATGTGGAATACTCTTCTCTTCTCCCAACAGTACTAGTTAAGAGAGGAAGTACTACAACTCGATATCTTTAAGATTAAGggatatttttgcatttaaacTAACGGACAGAAGGACAGGACTTTTAAGGCTCTGCTTATAATTCCCATAGAGACTGTTCTTTAAGGTATAggatagaaataaaaatattagagTAATTTAAATAGAGATCCTCAACAAGCAATCcttgtattaaaaaaaaaaaatattaaaatatataatatttccCTCTATTATATAATAGCCTCAAGAACCCCCTGATAGAGTATAAATATAAGAGTAAGTAGAAAGGATAATGACTGTAATGATGAGGCAGAAAAATGCCATGGCTTGACCAAGTTATGGCAATTAAAAATCCCACTAAGCAGTAATCGATTTCCATTCATACACAAAGTGCagtacatatacatatatatctttCTTTATAAAGAGAGTGCATATATACCTCCATTTATTAAGAGAGAGTATATATAACTGTTACTCCTTTCCAAtcgtttacaaaattttaatttttaaccaACTCGAGGGGCACTTCAAACGGGAGTCTCCTTCGGGACAATCAAACGGAATGCGAAAATCTGCCAAGGAACTGCCAGGGAAATGGAACCGGAAAAATACACCAAAAGAAAGTCCAAAATaaatgcaacaacaacaaaatcatGGCAGAAATAGAAGAGAGAGAGTAGTAGGTGGAAAAAGTTGTGGCAAAAAATGAATGCATTTTAATGCTCTTTAGGATCATTATTTACttaaatttaacttttttattttttaatttattaaatatattatttaactaCTTTTAATGCCTAAAATGTAGGGACTTTTGAGAGATCAATTAGAGGTATTTATGACAAATGGCAATCCCTGCTCTCAATTAACACCTTCTCTTTCTTGCCACCTTCTCCCACTCGGCCACCCTCTCTCATTCGCCACCTGCTCTCACTAAGCACATTCGCCCACTTTAAGCACCTCCCATCGCTCAGCCCGGCACCTGCTCTCACTCAGGTCCTGCTCTCTGGTTCCCCACGATCAAGTGATTTTGGCTCCTGGCTCTCCCCTTTTCGTTGTCCGTTTTGCCGTGTGTCCTGTTCTCTCCTTTGGCGCTCGCAATCATTGCTTGGAGTGAGTTTGTAAGTGTTACATCGTTCGTCCGTATATCTGTCGCGAATAAcagtatttttgtttaattaataTAGTAATTGTGTCTTAAGTGAAATAATTCAATcatttaaatgtatttttttagtttattttttgaaaggAAGTGAAATTTTTGGTGCGGTTGCGGTTTCGCGTGTGTTTAGGTGTGAGAGAGTGGGACGGAGGACCCTGGGAGATGCAAGCGATGCTGCACGTCCCCAAAAAAGTACACTTAGCCGAGGAGAGAAAAGAGAAACTAATATTGAGTGAAAATTTGAGAGATCATTAAAGTACAGTAAAGCATGtgagtttaaatattttattatttaatattaaataattaataaatatttaaattttataattaatatttaataattaaattatataaattccataaatgaaaataaatataaaagagttaaaataaactttttaacTCTCCCTTCTCCCCTCTCCCTTCTACTCTTCGAAGAAAGAGCATTCGCGCTCTCAGTACATTTCATTCGCTTTCTTTCTTATTTTCGTATTTGTATTCtttcgtgtgtgtgtgtggcgggGCCGTGCCGGGGGAATTGGCTTTTGGGCTTTGAGTCCTGACAAGTGTGCCGAAATGTCCTAGACATTTGTCATGCCTACCCAAGGAGGGGCAGCTGTCATGTGAGAgcacgtgtgtgtgtgtgcaagtgtgtgtgtgtttggggcAAGAGTCACACAGATACATTGAATGAACGGCCTACAATCATTTGGCCTAAAGCCCCGGCCGTTGGGCGGCCCCCACCCCGCCCTCATCAGCTGTCAGTCAATCAAAGAGCAGAGATACCAAGGTGACCAAAGAGTATCGGTCGGGACATACGAAAGGTGGAAAttaaaatggttttcaaaattCTCTTCTGGCGGAGTTGCGACAACAGGTTAACGGGATAATGATagcagagagagagaaagtgCAGTGTTGGAAAGTGTATTAAgttgaaattataaataaattaaaaagagaCTATCTTGAAACGTCCTTTTTAAACCCTTTAACTATTTAACTAATTAAATCCCTTAAATTACCTACAaattcaaatcctttttcacttttcccctttttttctgtttttttttccgttCAACTTCATGAGATTCCCCAAAAGCCCTTCAAGGATCTAAGGCATTTGGAGTTTATGAAAAAGTAAATAGATCCATTAACCTGTTAACGTGGCTTACTCGCCATTCCCGTTATCCTTACGACTTCcacttcctcctcctccccccCTACTTCCATtcactttttccttttttttccaattttttttttttttgtttagttttggGTGGAAAATCAGTAGCTCCAGGACTCTGGCGGACAGGACCTTCTCCCCCGTGAACTTTTCGAGCGAATTTTAAATGCAAACGCAGTTAAATAAATTGCCACCTGATAGAAAAGTCAACAGGGCGGCCTCAGTTAGTTCCTCAGcaccagaaacaacaaaaaaataagaaaaaaaaattgtacacAAACGGAAAATAAGGCGTGGCACGTACAGACCTTGTTTTTGGGGGATTGGAGGCAGGTCCTTTGGCGAGAGACGACTCGTCCTGCGTCCTGCGTCCTTCAATTGCGGACTGAAGGTGAACAAATTGACAAAAGGCGTCAAAGTGGAGTTGCCCCTCAGGACTCTTTCCTTCCAGGCTGGTTGCTCCTTTGGCTGCTATACACTGCAAAAAATAGTGATCGTTATTTGaacttttttttacatattttttttttggcataaaacagtttttttgatcttattttttgccaaaaaaaatagaaattaatGTTATTCCTTTTTTCCTTGACCTCTTGACCCTTTTATCccctaaaatataatttatctTAGGGTTTCTGAAGCCTCttgattataaaaaatagtattttttgCACAGTGCAccttttagtttagtttatgCCAATGATTTCGCTTTCACCTCTCGTGTATTCCCTTTTTCCGGCCTCCAGTTACCAGCTTCCagattacgcatacgccgcgtgtGTCACGCATTTTTTATGCGAACTCAGGAAGAGGGAGAtaatgcgtgtgtgtgtgtgtgctttttGGCGGGTCAGAGTTGAActgaaaaaaagaagaaaaacagaagaaaaaaaacgaaattaaatgcctttgatttatttatttatttatttattgcgcTACATCTGCGAAGAGACTCCCAAAACGGTACAAAATAGAGGGAATTTACAAAGAGCTTGTTGCCAGTTTGTTTGAGCCAACAAATTGTTGGACATTTTATTCCTTCCTCCTCTCAGAtccttcttttttcttttatccttttttttttttttgagaaaaatgcACATAAATTATGCAGTTTTCTGGTCAAAGCTAAAGTTAATGGAGGTCAGTTAGCAGAAAACcataaaatatgtatttatgtTTCAAGAGTAGGGGGGTTTTCCCAGCAATTATTGACTTTATTGGGTTGAAAACTCTCTTAACAGACTGTCTGATACCCGGTACTAGCAGTACCTTTTCTCTTAAGAGTATTTTTCGGTTGAAATTCTTAAGAAATTGAAATGGAGGGTTGTGGAAGAGGGTTTCGTAAGCAGTTATTGGGTTTAAAACTCTCTTAACTTGCTTTTTAGACTGTATGATGCCCGGTACTAGCCGTTCTTCCTTTTTTAAGAGTATTTGTCTCTTAAACCttgtaataaattaaaagagagAGTTGAGTAGGAGTGATTACTAAGCAATTATTAACGTTATTGGGATTGAGAATTCTCTTAACTAGCCCTAAGACTCTCTAAACAAGCTTCCTAGACTGTCTGATACCCGGTACTAGCAGTATCCTCCCTTAAGAGTCTATtttctcctaaaaaatatttctaaaaagCGTGAATCAAACTCCTCTATATAGTAGGCCTTAAATTCTATCAGAAATCCACCAAGTAGTCcttgaaattttaaaaaacacctGTCAAAGTCATGGGCCCTCGTCTCCCCCAACTCCAAGTCAGTCTCATTCGGAACTTCGATCTGTgaacacaaaataaaaattgaaagtgagccaaaaacaagaaagctGAACAAAAATAgaagcaaaatttgtataaattggGACAGTGTGTTTGTACACTAGTTTTTCACTTTTGGAAAAAAGCTAGTaaagatataaaaaattgtttttgctAAATATGGTTGAAGACGCCATAGCTCGGTTGAGGAGGGAGCggcagcagtggcagcggaGCCGTCTCAAGGGATACGAGGCCCAGCCGCAGAGGAACAAGGACGGCACCCTCAACTACATGGTGTGGGACTGCGGGGTGCCCGGCGAGAAGGGCACCCCCTGGGAGGGCGGCGTCTACTGGATGGAGGTGACCTTCAGCAAGGACTACCCCCAGAGGCCGCCGGTGTGCAAGTTCGTGCCCACCGTCCTGCATCCGAACGTCTATCCGTCGGGAATCGTGTGCCACTCGGTCCTGGCCGAGGACTGGCGCCCCGGCATCACCCTCAAGTCCTTGCTGACGTGCATCCAGGAGCTGCTCTACATGCCCAACATGCAGGAGCCCGTCATGAGGAGGGCCTACAACCTGCTCAAGCGGCGCCCCCAGGAGTACAACAAGATCGTCCGCGCCCAGGCCCGCGACATGTCCCCCACATGCGATTCCTCCTCAGACTGGGACTGAGGACTGGACTGGCCTGGACTGGGAACTGGCGACTGGGCACTAGGAGACTGGTCCTTCGCTGCCGGCTTCTGCAGCTCCTATGGGAAGGAAGCGGATACTACACTGAACAAGCCGTACACAAGTGGACAAAACTTTACACAAAACCTTTCGGCCTCCAAATCGAGTGTAGCCCAAGGTGTCTTTAATCTCCAGGAGTGCAAATTCGAAAGTAATAATAAGAACGTACGAATCTCAGGCTGGCCTTCGGTTTTCTCTTCAATTAGATAGGGTGAGGATCGATATACGGATCTACAAAGGTATTCCGGTTCAGGATAGATCGGGAATCACCAAAGATATAGCTTTCATTCAGAGTGTCGCCGATATATAGCTTCTTTCATGGGCCATGCGCCATAGGGCCTAAGAGTTCCCCGCTCTGTCAAGGGGATCTTGGGAgaaaaatggacaaaaaatTAGAATGGATATTTTTACttgagattttgatgcggATTTATAGACCATAGATCTCCggatcgtttaaggtattcagcatgagaatcggatgagaattgccAGAGATATGGaattcgctgggggccatactGGGATTCCCGCTGTTTTCGAAGGGGGCCCCCTAggaattttggaaaaaaatttaaaaaatatttcgctctcggattttgatgcagaatggcggagaatcgatccacaaatcgtttaaggtattcctctcgagaatcggatgagaattggcgaagatatgaCCTTCGCTGGGGGTCATACTGGGGTTCCCGCTGTTTTTAAAGGGGACCCTctggaaatttttgaaaaaaatccaaaaaaaattcccttctcagattttgatacagaatgacggggaatcgatccacgaatcgtttaagacactccgctcgagaatcggatgagaattggggAAGACGTAGGGCCTGATGTGGGTCATATGGGACTTCCCCtttatttttctcaaatttattattttcaaactTTTGAAGAAAAGCGTCCTAGAATCTTGTGATTCTTCAACTTTAAAATCCTAGCCAACTGTGAGAGAACATTCTCATGCCTTGAAGGGATCAATTTTGAATGCCCCGGATGAGGGATCAAGGATCAAGGATCAATGGCAGCCTCATCCTCATCCCCATCCCCCTGTGTCCGTTTAAGGACATCGGGGACGGAAGGAGCAGagccatcatcatcagcatcagcatcattGCTGGCGTTTTGGCCGCACCTGCGGGTGTGTCATAACTTTGTCAAGTGCCACTCAGCAGAGCACCCCCCCTGGCACCACCTACCCCCCCTCtctactcacacacacactcacatccTTGGTGAGACACAAAAGGCAAGAAGAGCCAGAAAAGTGAAAtcaaagcagaaaaaaagggGGGTAAAGAGTGGGGCAGGAGAGGAAAACAAATTCGCGCCCAGttcaaaaaatcataaaaaaaaggggaaataTCTGTGATAGAGGCGGTGGTGGAGAGtggagggggcgtggcagcagCCAACCAACTGAGCAATGTCATGTGGAGCAGtgccaccaacaacaacaacaacaacaacaacaacaacaacaacaattgccGCACAAAAGCAGCTGGGAAAGCGTGGAAACCGTTGTGAAAAGTGGCAAGCatggcagaaaaaaaataaaataaaaaaaaaaagatagagGAGCTTCTGGTTGGGGGGGGATTCTTTATGGTTACTATTTGTGAAAAGGCTGATAATGAATACAGATACATATGTATCTTATTCTGGAATATATATGTGCTGGAATTTCTATATTCCGGTGATAAGATATAGTCCGTTTTCTAAAATACTAGATTTTCATTTTCCTATGGGTTTCAAGattgttatttttctttttttattattattatttaaacatttttaagaatatttatccgatatgtgtttttttttctacaattATTCAACATTTTAAGGGACAATTTTAATACTCTATTATTCTtatttcttcttcttatataTCAGCTTCTTAGCCAGAACAAGTTGAGAATTATTAAAATCTGGAGGTACATGGAGGTAATTATATGAATTAATGGGATTTTTCTTCAAAGTAAATTGATCttgagttttttttgttcaaagtTCTTCGAAAGTCTAATATTCTTACTTGTCTTTTGCCTTAATGTCAGCTTCTTAGCTAGAACATGTTGAGAATTATAAGGAATAATCAAATCTTATTCCTCCATTACAAAATTGGAATAATTATTcctatttattgaatttttcttCACAGTTACTCTTGAAggctattttttatttggaagttatttttttttcatggaaaaatgttctttttattcttaaattaactgttttttttttggaaaaagtaCCATCTATTTATCATTATTCCgtttttttatgaatatttttttaatttaaacataaaaatgACAATTTATCTTTCAAGAAACTTAGATAGAGTTGGGAATTACcacttttccacttttttccTAAAAGGAAACTTATTTTCCAGGAAACTTCTATCCagattatttaaaagatttcgaaaaaataatgaaaaagtCTCAGAAATCTTCAATTAAAGCTCTCAAGCTATATATATTGgacttgttattttttttactatttattctgccatttttttttgctatttttataaaatctgtgttattattttgtcAGTTGGCAGCAAAGCCCAAAGAAGGTAATTTTTCTGCTGTCATCCGGTTGGCTTTCATCGCCCTTCAATGGCACTGCCATTCGTAAATATGTCGAAGAAAAGCGCCTTTTTCGTTAACTTCATGTTCCGACTCAGGTTGTAAATACGAGggggataaaaaaaaaggtccAGCTGTCGCCAGgacatgaaaaaaaaaaagaaagttgGCTCTCTCTTCCTTGTGCAATTTCCTGTCGCGAGCGAGTCGCCAATTATTCTGCCGGACGAGGACGCCTCTGTGGCATCAAAAGGGGCATCATCGGCGGTTGTCTCCTGCACGCAACAGGTTGTCATCtccacatctccatctccaccATCTCCTTCCTTAAAAATTGCATCTTTTTTCCACCTGCCCTCCCCTCCTAGTCGCTTTGATTAAACGAAGGTAAACTTTGTTGTCTGTCAGTCAATTGATGGTCCTTTGAGGTCCTTTCACCTTTCGTCCTGTGTAATTTTTTGTCAGTTTTAATGGCAGTTTGCATGTTAGGCAGCCCAGCTCAGCCCCCGGCTCCAATGAATCGATGCCATTATTGCCCAAAAGGACAAACTTTCACTTCGATTTGCCGCCAGGCTGActtctgactctgactctCCTCCTCTCCTCCTCTCCGCCTGTGAAGAGGACAAAATGTCCTTTGTCTTGGTCGAGACCAAGTCCTTTCCCTTTCCCTTTTcatttcttcctttttttttttatgtgtttGGTTTAAGATTTTATTGCTTCTGCCACCAAGCCCACAGAGGACAGTTTTTCGCAAATTATTTGCCAAAAGTTTTCCGACAGCTTTGCTTCAGTTAACGGCTTTTTAACATATCCTGTAACTACAGGGTATCAAGGAGAATTTGTAAGGGCTATATGTAAGCCAGAACAGGTTGGGAATTATATAAAGaggtattttttgtaaaaaattcTTCAGTTTTATGCCATTTTACGGAATATAAGCTTCTTATGAAGGCTTATTGCAATTAActcattttttatatatatttttcaataaaattcaagctagAACAGGTTGGGAATTCTAAGAAAatgttgtttttaatttatataatgaTCAATTTCACAAAATATACaacaaattgaataaaaacgtcttatactaaaaaaaaaacataaaaaatggtATGGGTTTTCTCTTCAAAGACTCATGGCTAGAACCAATTGGGAATTGTAAGGacaatttatgttttttaggttgTTTTTGAAtaccaatatttttatattggTGTTTACTTAGCAAAAAAAACTTCCACCACCCTGAGAATGCCAAACTCTCCATATTTTAGGGAAATATATAGCAGAGTACCCCCTAGTCGTATAAAAAAGTGCCTTAAACACcccattttttattgtttcccACCTGTCATGTGAAACAATTTAGTCACCTATGGAGAGTGATGGAAGAACCAAAGGGAAAGTCTTGTGGGAGAAAGTGTTGTCGGAGAAAGTGTTGACTTCTGGCAGTGGGGGAGTGGGGGTGTGGGGATAGAAATGCAAAaagtttttcccaaaattcgACTTAATGATGTGCGTCCTCCCCTCCACCCCCTCCACCCCTTTGGCAATGGTTTTTTGGAAACTTTGATTGCCAAAGGCTGCT contains:
- the LOC6505103 gene encoding SUMO-conjugating enzyme UBC9-A → MVEDAIARLRRERQQWQRSRLKGYEAQPQRNKDGTLNYMVWDCGVPGEKGTPWEGGVYWMEVTFSKDYPQRPPVCKFVPTVLHPNVYPSGIVCHSVLAEDWRPGITLKSLLTCIQELLYMPNMQEPVMRRAYNLLKRRPQEYNKIVRAQARDMSPTCDSSSDWD